The sequence below is a genomic window from Pseudomonas cannabina.
CTGTCCTCGGACAAAACGCGCCAACCGTAAGGCGCGTTTTTTCAGAGGAAGTGAGTCAAGGCTTGGCCCGGACCCTGTTTGCGGCAAGGAAGTCTCCTGCCCGCTTTATTTCCTGCATTCTGAAACCTTCAATAGAGGTAACGTGCTGACCGGCAGATCTGTTGGCCCGGTAGGCCTGGTTTCTATGTAAAAGCGTTTCCGCATGTAGACCGCCCTTGTCCTTAGTAACGGTTGTATCTTTTTCCGGGTGATTCTCCACTAAACTTTTTGACTGAGCATGCTTCAAGAAGGTCGCCGGGATAGGCACCCCGTCTTCTCCATTGTGCAGAAGGGCGGTGTATTCATCGTGATGTTTAAAGGCTTTCAGGGCGTTATTAAGCGCAAACATGATGCAGTCAGTTTGCGAGTGTTGAATAAAATTTCCTACCATTTTGAGTTTGACATTGCCTAATGCTGAACGTATTTCCTTTTCTTCAAAATCTATAATGTTCCCTTCGGCAGACTCAAACCCGACGATTGACGGCCGGTGGCCGTATCTCAATTGGATATCCAAGGCTATATGATGGTCTGGCATCTTTCTGATTGGGGGGTAAATAACCCGCATACTCAGCGATTGCTGGTTTCTTTGAGCCTCCTTGTTTTGCTCTTTGATCGCCCTGCAACAATCTTTACTACTTTTGAACGTATGCAGATTCAAGCCGGGATTTCTTGCATTTTCCGCTTTGGCAAAAAGCGGCAGTAATTTGATATCTCCTTTTATAATAGCGTTGTTCGGACCATCGCCCTTTTTCACTTGGTCGCAGACCATCACGGCATGTTCATGCAGATCCTTATCACGCAAGGCTAACTGGGGCAGGTTAATCGGCTCCATCTTCTCAAGCAGACGCTTAGGTATTGCTTCGGGCTGCGCCGGTATAGCATCTCCCCGTGATGCTTTCGGTGAGTTCAGCATCATTTTATGAAAGTTTTCCAGCTCAGAATGGTTCCGCCCGCCGCCTAGACGAAATTGTAGAAGGGGGGACGACGAAGGCATTGAAC
It includes:
- a CDS encoding YopJ family acetyltransferase encodes the protein MNISGANRRQRTQAENAESASSSVNTPPLQRGAGRRLQRQDALPTNNRYNASQTSTSPQNARAAGRYEAGGSSSDTQDTQQAEGSMPSSSPLLQFRLGGGRNHSELENFHKMMLNSPKASRGDAIPAQPEAIPKRLLEKMEPINLPQLALRDKDLHEHAVMVCDQVKKGDGPNNAIIKGDIKLLPLFAKAENARNPGLNLHTFKSSKDCCRAIKEQNKEAQRNQQSLSMRVIYPPIRKMPDHHIALDIQLRYGHRPSIVGFESAEGNIIDFEEKEIRSALGNVKLKMVGNFIQHSQTDCIMFALNNALKAFKHHDEYTALLHNGEDGVPIPATFLKHAQSKSLVENHPEKDTTVTKDKGGLHAETLLHRNQAYRANRSAGQHVTSIEGFRMQEIKRAGDFLAANRVRAKP